atctagtaaacttaaaagATAATGAAACATTAACACATATAGggttgcttaagtctaaaattaagtttaggAATAAGattaaacttgattaacttgatgtcttgcaacatgcttaattgttattacttgCTTAATTTGTCAGAACATCATTACcgcacttaattaattacaaacaagttcaaatttgaatactgataatatatataggcatatatatgtatatttcaagTACCAAAGGCAATTCAAAAGCAAGTACAAACAGAACCGCGCAAACAGACAAGTAATTGTGTATTGCGCTATGACATTGTGGATGCTCGCATAAATTGAGATTGCGAAGATGTCCCGCATAAACATTGCGGATCTACTACTTCTGCGCGAACATTGATTCCGCAGATATcttaaacctataaatagggagcttggcctctcattttaggttgttgattttgTGCAATTGCTCTGGTCTTTATGATTCACTTGTGACTACGCCCAAATATCAATCATAATCGAGCcaaggtaatgcaatcaagaccGAGACATGGTGACtgatcacttgaatctaagtgaaagacgatcaaaAGGTCCCAAAAATattatcaacaccaccatccacccctcattgcactcaattcctaaattagatcTTAACATCTAaattaggattgatcaattggcgccattcgTGGGACATGAATTAAAATTGAGTTCGATAAATCTATTTCGCGTAATCGAATGATTTAATTGTGAATTCAATTGTAATCGTGTTCTTGTTAAATGATTTGCAGGTCCATATATCTACTGAATTTGATTTCTGATTTGGAAAGAAAATGAAACTGTTTAATGATAACGCGGTTGATAGAAAAACTGCAAAATTGTTAAAGTCTCAACGCCGGCAAAGCAACAAATTTAAAAGTGATTCAAAAGCTAAAAGATTCGCAAAATTAAAGCGAAAGCAATTGACACAGCCAAGTTTGCGCAGAAATGAGCTAATCAGTGCAAATACGCGGCAAACGCAAGAAACAAAAGTAGTAGGCATGGTCCACAAGAGAAAGAAAACTCATAAAAGAAAAGCTGCGGAAACACTTGAAAAATGGCAGCTTGCGCCAATAACGTTTCCGCCAACGCAAAGTTATGGCATGATTGATTCACCTGTAATTGTATCATGCAAAATTGCAAACAATGGAATTACAATTATGAAAGTGCATGTAGACACGGGAAGAAGTGTAGACATCATATATGAACAATGCTTTCGCAAGTTACCAGAAAGCATCAAAGCGGAGCTAATACCTACTGCAGTTTCGCTATCAAGTTTTGCAGGGGAATTCGCATGGTCGGTTGGACAGTTACCGCTCAAAATTGAGCTTGTTGATGAAACTGATGCAAAGTTAATACGCCAAGCATGGCTAGATTTATATGTCATGTGGTCTGCTTCGCGCTATAATATGTTGTTAAGACGCTCCGCGCTCTCAAAATTTGGTATCATTCCTTCAACTATTCACGGAATGATAAAGTTTGCAAGATGCAAGTGTGTTGCAACAATGAACTCTGCCGTTGCACAACCAATTTGTGTAAATGTCAATATGCAAAAGGCAGTAATTGAAAGCGCAGTGCAAAAAATAATTTGATTGTTATAAACCGTGCTTATCCAGAACAAAAAATCAAAATTGGCAGCAATTTAGATGCGGATGTTAAACAACAGTTAGTGCAACTGCTTATCACAAACATGGATGTTTTTGCGTGGTGTCAGCAGGACATGACCGGTGTTCCGTGAAAGATTGCGGAACATAGACTTAATGAAAATCATGAGTTAAAACCAATAATTCAAAAACGGAGAGGCATGGCTCCAGACCACATGCAATGGTTATCTGGAGAAGTAACTAAACTTGTTAAAGTAGGCATTCTGCATGaagtaaaatatcaaacatgggttATGAACCCAATGCTTGTTAAAAAGCCCGATGGATCgtaacgaatgtgcattgatttcaAAAATATCAATAAAGCGTGCCCCAAAGATAACAATCCGCTGCCGAAAATAGAATGAAAAGTTGAATCGCTAAATAAATATCATTTTAAGTGCTTTTCGGACGCTTACAAAAGATATCATCAAATATCAATGGTGGAGGAAGATGAAGATAAAATTGCGTTTCATacaggcaaaggcatatattgttatATCAAGATGCCATTTGGACTTAAGAATGTTGGCGCCACATATCAATGCTTGATAGATAGCGCATTCGAAGGTCAAATTGGGCATAATCTGGAAGCGTATGTGGATGATTTGGCAATCAAGAGCAAAACGCAAGATCAAATATTTCAAGACATCGCAGAAACATTCCAAAATCTGCGAAGAATTAACATGAAGTTAAATCCGTCAAAGTGTAGTTTTGGCGAAAAAGAAATAAAATTTCTGGGATATTATATTACAGAGCAAGGCATTAAGGCTAATCTCAAAAAGATAATCGCGATTGAAAACATGACTGCGCCAAAAACAATAAAAGAAGTGCAAagggatttatttactgatggcGCATCATGTGCAGAAGGCGCTGGCGCGGGGTTAATTTTAACAAGCCCAAGTGGCGAAGAACATACATATGCATTGCGCTTCAATTTTGATCTTACAAATAATGAAGCTGAATATGAGGCGCTGTTTGCTGGATTAAACATTGCGCGTAAATTGAACATCACTAAGTTGCGCGCATATGTTGATTCGCAGTTGGTTTTTAATCAGTTTAATGGCTCCTTTGAGGCGCATGAGCTTTCTATGCAAAAATACTTGAAATTGTTGAAAGAAACTGCAGAAAATTTTGAGCACTTTGAGCTCGCCCAAGTTTCAAGAAGTCAAAACAAAAAGGCAGATGCATTAAGTAAGCTTGCAGCCTTAATTTTTTCGCATTTTCAAAAGCAGGAATGGGTAGATGAGTTGCCCAACAAAGCATTTGATGGTGAATTAGTTGTTGCGGTAATTGAGGAAGTGCAACCAAATTGGATTAATCTAATTATTGAAAATTTGCGCAACAACATGCTGCCAGAAGATAAAAATGAAGCAAGATTAGTGCGCATAAGGTCACCTATGTTACCATTAAAATGACATCTTGTACCGCAAATCTTACCATGGGCCATTAATGCGCTGTGTTGGGCCCGCAGAAACAGAGATGACCATTGAAGAAGTGCATAGTGGTTCTTGTGCACTGCATTCTGGTTATAAGACTATTGCGTCTaaaattatgcggatgggttacttttggccaACCTTGTATCGCGATGTGACAAAGATTGTAAAAGGTGCAAAAGTTGTCAAAGGCATGCGTCGCAGAACAGGAAATCAATGCACAATTTGATTCCAGTAAGTTCGCCATGGTCGTTCTATAAATGGGCAATTGATATTGTCGGGTCATTTTCTGCAGGCGCAGGAAACGTGAAGTTcttaattgttgcaatcgactatttcaccaaGTGGATGGAAGCGAAAGCATTGCGCACAATCACTGGAGTGCAAGTATGAAAATTTGTTTGGGAGTATATCATTTGTCGATTTGGTATTCCCCGTGAAATTATAAGTGATAATGGGGCACAGATAGCAAAAGAACCTTTTAAAAGTTGGTGCGAAGAATTGAACATCATGCAAAAGgttacatctgttgcgcatccgcaaGCCAATTGGTTATGCGAAGTTACTAATCGCGATATTGTTAGCAGAATTAAAAAGCGCTTAAATGAAAAGCGGACTGGATGAACTATCCAATGTGCTATGGGCACATCACACAACATTTAAGAAAAGCACTGGCAAAACACCCTTTAATTTAGTATATGGCTCGGAGGCAATGATTCCCGCAGAAATTTTTGTGCCAATACGTAGGGTTGCCAATTTTGTTGAGACTGCGAATAATGATACTTTGTGCGAAAATTTGAATTTTTTGGAGGAACGCAGATCAATGGCTGCATTAAAAGAAGCCAATAATAAACAACAGATTGTGAAATATTATAACAAAAAGGTGCGTGCTTTAGCCTTTGATGTTGGCGAGTAGGTTTTGCGCAACAATGAAGCAAGCCGCTCAGAAAATG
The window above is part of the Rutidosis leptorrhynchoides isolate AG116_Rl617_1_P2 chromosome 1, CSIRO_AGI_Rlap_v1, whole genome shotgun sequence genome. Proteins encoded here:
- the LOC139886154 gene encoding uncharacterized protein yields the protein MRCVGPAETEMTIEEVHSGSCALHSGYKTIASKIMRMGYFWPTLYRDVTKIVKGAKVVKGAGNVKFLIVAIDYFTKWMEAKALRTITGVQIAKEPFKSWCEELNIMQKVTSVAHPQANWLCEVTNRDIKSTGKTPFNLVYGSEAMIPAEIFVPIRRVANFVETANNDTLCENLNFLEERRSMAALKEANNKQQIVKYYNKKVRALAFDVGE